A region from the Saccharomonospora azurea NA-128 genome encodes:
- a CDS encoding MogA/MoaB family molybdenum cofactor biosynthesis protein yields MERDAQRLGRALVVIVDDRVAQGELEDGTGPLVTELLEEANFIVDGIVVVRADTVEIRNALNTAVIGGVDLVITVGATGVSPRDVTPDATAGVLDRPVPGIAEALRTSGLAAGAMDAGISRGLVGISGSTLVVNLAGSRAAVRDGMATLSALVPHVIDQLSGLDEA; encoded by the coding sequence ATGGAACGGGATGCGCAGCGGTTGGGTCGGGCCCTCGTCGTGATCGTGGACGACCGGGTGGCTCAAGGCGAACTGGAAGACGGCACGGGCCCGCTCGTCACCGAGCTCCTGGAGGAAGCCAACTTCATCGTCGACGGCATCGTGGTGGTCCGTGCCGACACCGTCGAGATCCGCAACGCGCTGAACACAGCGGTGATCGGTGGGGTCGACCTGGTGATCACCGTCGGAGCCACCGGGGTCTCTCCGCGCGACGTCACGCCGGACGCCACCGCAGGCGTGCTCGACAGGCCGGTCCCGGGAATCGCGGAAGCGTTGCGCACTTCGGGCCTCGCCGCAGGAGCGATGGATGCCGGCATCTCGCGCGGTCTCGTGGGCATCTCGGGAAGTACGCTCGTGGTGAACCTCGCCGGATCCCGCGCTGCGGTCCGAGACGGCATGGCCACGTTGTCGGCCCTGGTGCCTCACGTCATAGATCAGCTCTCGGGGTTGGACGAGGCCTGA
- a CDS encoding S1C family serine protease, protein MTENDPSAQDRPTPAPGTPEQPDSAQSDASTPHGAASGPTGTGAPHDFQYPPHTPPPGHAPGGYGSSPYAPPDYGAYQRVGAPTAQQGGAVMPRKFVAGVALLALLVGGGAGAAGGYLAADTAAGPSAPNALEQPPPAKQTGNVPEGSIESVAAKLEPSVVQLQVQGVGSANEGSGFVISEDGYILTNNHVVEAAAQGGRIVVAFQNGDRAQAEIVGRDPTTDIAVVRAENVNGLTTVELGRSDDLRVGESVVAVGSPFELAGTVTAGIVSSLNRPVTAGGQGDQATVMDAIQTDAAINPGNSGGPLANMQGQVIGINSAIYSPSQGGNVGIGFAIPIDQARRTADEIIENGHATQTYIGATVGDAPQGGARIGDVQAGSPAEKAGLESNDVIVKMGERRIDDANTLVAAIRTRAPGEKVTFTLADDSKVDVTLGGQPVAVN, encoded by the coding sequence ATGACCGAGAACGACCCTTCCGCTCAGGACAGGCCGACTCCGGCGCCGGGAACGCCGGAGCAGCCGGACTCGGCACAGAGTGACGCGTCGACCCCACACGGTGCCGCAAGCGGGCCGACGGGAACCGGTGCGCCGCACGACTTTCAGTACCCACCGCACACGCCTCCGCCCGGCCACGCGCCCGGCGGGTACGGCTCGTCGCCCTACGCGCCGCCGGACTACGGCGCGTACCAGCGGGTGGGAGCGCCCACGGCACAGCAGGGTGGAGCCGTCATGCCGCGTAAGTTCGTGGCCGGTGTCGCGTTGCTCGCGTTGCTCGTCGGTGGCGGCGCCGGTGCGGCGGGTGGCTATCTCGCGGCGGACACCGCAGCGGGACCGTCGGCACCGAACGCCCTCGAGCAGCCTCCCCCGGCCAAGCAGACCGGCAACGTGCCCGAGGGCAGCATCGAATCGGTGGCCGCGAAGCTCGAACCGAGCGTCGTGCAGTTGCAGGTGCAGGGCGTCGGCTCGGCCAACGAGGGCTCCGGCTTCGTCATCAGCGAGGACGGCTACATCCTCACGAACAATCACGTGGTGGAGGCCGCTGCCCAAGGGGGCCGCATCGTCGTGGCGTTCCAGAACGGCGACCGAGCTCAGGCCGAAATCGTGGGACGCGACCCCACGACCGACATCGCCGTGGTGCGCGCCGAGAACGTCAACGGCCTGACCACGGTCGAACTCGGCCGCTCCGACGACCTCCGCGTGGGAGAGTCCGTGGTGGCGGTCGGTTCGCCGTTCGAGCTCGCCGGCACTGTGACAGCGGGCATCGTCAGTTCCCTGAACCGGCCGGTGACCGCGGGTGGTCAGGGCGACCAGGCCACCGTCATGGACGCCATCCAGACCGACGCGGCGATCAACCCGGGCAACTCGGGTGGCCCGTTGGCGAACATGCAGGGCCAGGTGATCGGGATCAACTCCGCGATCTACAGCCCCTCGCAGGGTGGCAACGTGGGTATCGGCTTCGCCATCCCGATCGACCAGGCACGGAGAACCGCCGACGAGATCATCGAGAACGGCCACGCCACGCAGACCTACATCGGGGCCACCGTGGGTGACGCCCCGCAGGGCGGGGCGCGGATCGGCGACGTCCAGGCGGGCAGCCCCGCGGAGAAGGCCGGCCTCGAATCGAACGACGTGATCGTGAAGATGGGTGAGCGGCGCATCGACGACGCGAACACGTTGGTCGCCGCAATCCGCACGAGAGCGCCGGGGGAGAAGGTCACCTTCACTCTCGCGGACGACAGCAAGGTCGACGTGACGCTGGGCGGCCAGCCGGTCGCCGTCAACTGA
- the galT gene encoding galactose-1-phosphate uridylyltransferase: MNKAVRHLADGRRITYYDEGPRPLPRTAVDSRDLPEVTAVSEIRCDPLTGEQVVIAAHRQSRTYKPAADLCPLCPSSLGRPTEVPETDYDVVVFDNRFPSFSGEAGHADVVCFTSDHDSSFRELSPRRVCTVLEALADRTTELSARDGVALVFPFENRGEEIGVTLHHPHGQIYAYPFVPPRTERLLQAARTHRAEHGSELLADLLASERADGRRIVAEGRYWSAFVPPAAKWPVHVLVVPHRQVPDLAALTTPEREDFAELYLSVLRRCDALYDRPLPYVAGWQQAPVHRDRDLAWLHLELFSVRRAQDKLKYLAGSESAMAVWINDSTPEQIADRLRTAG; the protein is encoded by the coding sequence GTGAACAAAGCGGTGCGACACCTCGCGGACGGCCGCCGGATCACCTACTACGACGAGGGACCACGTCCGCTTCCGCGCACGGCGGTGGACAGCCGCGATCTGCCCGAGGTCACGGCGGTGTCGGAGATTCGCTGTGACCCGCTCACGGGCGAGCAGGTGGTCATCGCCGCCCACCGGCAGAGTCGCACGTACAAGCCGGCCGCCGACCTGTGCCCCCTGTGCCCGAGCTCGCTGGGCAGACCGACCGAGGTGCCCGAGACCGACTATGACGTCGTGGTGTTCGACAACCGTTTCCCCTCGTTCTCGGGCGAGGCGGGACACGCCGACGTCGTCTGCTTCACCAGCGACCACGACAGTTCGTTCCGCGAGCTGAGCCCACGCCGGGTGTGCACCGTGCTGGAGGCGCTCGCCGATCGCACGACCGAGCTGTCCGCACGTGACGGCGTCGCTCTCGTCTTCCCGTTCGAGAACCGGGGAGAGGAGATCGGCGTGACGCTGCACCATCCCCATGGCCAGATCTACGCCTACCCGTTCGTGCCTCCGCGGACGGAGCGTCTGCTGCAAGCCGCCCGCACTCACCGCGCCGAACACGGAAGCGAGTTGCTCGCCGACCTGCTCGCCTCGGAGCGGGCCGACGGCAGGCGCATCGTCGCAGAGGGTCGGTACTGGAGCGCGTTCGTCCCTCCCGCAGCGAAATGGCCGGTGCACGTACTGGTCGTCCCGCACCGTCAGGTGCCGGATCTCGCGGCTCTGACGACACCCGAGCGGGAGGACTTCGCTGAGCTCTATCTGTCGGTACTGCGACGCTGCGACGCGTTGTACGACCGGCCGCTGCCGTACGTCGCCGGTTGGCAGCAGGCGCCGGTGCATCGCGACCGCGACCTGGCCTGGTTGCATCTCGAGTTGTTCTCGGTGCGTCGAGCCCAGGACAAGCTCAAGTACCTCGCGGGCTCGGAGTCGGCCATGGCCGTGTGGATCAACGACAGCACGCCGGAGCAGATCGCGGACCGGCTGCGGACGGCCGGGTGA
- a CDS encoding DeoR/GlpR family DNA-binding transcription regulator, with protein MLARQRQAVILEEARRTGAVRVSDLVSRLGVSDMTIRRDLDVLAGRGLVEKVYGGATTATGGSRLDTCAETRLRHEAIAAEAARRVRPGQAVGLSSSPVTNVLARALDPVPDLTVVTNSLTVADIAAASAQPDRVVILTGGMRGGSDVLVGPLAVQSLRGLHVDLVFLGVYGICERAGFTVPNLTESEADRALVETGRSLVVLADHTRWATVGISTVAALSEADVLISDDGLADTARDALSAHVGELAIVPVRRRGERA; from the coding sequence GTGCTGGCGCGGCAACGACAGGCGGTCATTCTGGAGGAGGCCCGACGCACCGGTGCGGTTCGGGTGAGTGACCTCGTGAGCAGGCTGGGTGTGTCGGACATGACCATCCGGCGGGATCTCGATGTGCTCGCAGGCCGAGGTCTGGTCGAGAAGGTGTATGGCGGGGCGACCACCGCGACGGGCGGTTCCCGGCTCGACACCTGTGCGGAAACCAGACTGCGGCACGAGGCCATCGCGGCCGAGGCGGCGCGTCGGGTGAGACCCGGCCAGGCAGTCGGGCTGTCGTCGAGTCCGGTGACGAACGTGCTCGCACGTGCCCTCGACCCGGTGCCCGACCTGACTGTGGTCACCAACTCCCTCACCGTGGCCGACATCGCCGCCGCGTCCGCGCAACCGGACCGTGTGGTGATCCTGACCGGGGGCATGCGCGGCGGATCCGACGTCCTCGTCGGGCCGCTCGCCGTGCAGAGTCTGCGCGGGCTGCACGTGGACCTCGTGTTCCTCGGGGTGTACGGGATCTGTGAGCGGGCCGGGTTCACGGTCCCCAACCTGACCGAGAGCGAGGCCGACCGCGCGCTGGTGGAGACCGGCCGCAGCCTCGTCGTCCTCGCCGACCACACACGGTGGGCCACGGTGGGCATCTCGACGGTGGCCGCACTGTCCGAGGCCGATGTGCTGATCAGCGACGACGGACTGGCCGACACCGCGCGCGACGCGCTCTCGGCCCACGTGGGTGAGCTCGCCATCGTGCCGGTGCGACGACGAGGGGAGCGCGCGTGA
- a CDS encoding sensor histidine kinase has protein sequence MTSGPELEARPQPRRRRFSLRARVSLLAAVCVGCTVALVSLGAYVTVHRNLYAEFDENLLNRAQAAVESPSVETRLQSVPGAFLVSSDIHIGLLTARGELVYPRAGTPPPWGRSELAVADGSSDSSLRTDESTDMRVVALPAGNGVAMVLAQSLAPTKRTLGELALVLLFFGGAGILVAAAAGTAVARAGLRPVERLTSATERVTRSMDLRPIPVSGDDELARMTQSFNTMLSAVAESRDRQRRLVADAGHELRTPLTSLRTNFELLLAASREGAPSLSARDRADIESDIRAQLDEVTQLIGDLTELSREDSATDTTERVDLVEVVERALDRARRRAGTIDFQADLQPWVLTGDSHALERAVLNLLDNAVKFSPQNSVVHVALRPLGDGTAVVEVSDSGPGIAPEDLPHVFDRFYRSNEARTMPGSGLGLAIVKQAAERHGGTAYANNKPEGGALMALRLPGISG, from the coding sequence GTGACGAGCGGTCCGGAGCTGGAGGCGCGTCCACAGCCGAGACGCAGACGCTTCTCCCTGCGGGCGCGCGTGTCGTTGCTCGCGGCCGTGTGCGTGGGCTGCACGGTGGCGCTGGTGTCACTCGGTGCCTACGTCACGGTGCACCGCAATCTGTACGCGGAGTTCGACGAGAACCTGCTGAACCGCGCGCAGGCCGCAGTGGAGAGCCCGTCCGTCGAGACCCGGCTGCAGTCCGTGCCGGGCGCGTTCCTGGTCAGTAGTGACATCCACATCGGGCTCCTCACGGCACGGGGGGAGCTCGTCTACCCACGTGCGGGAACCCCGCCCCCGTGGGGGAGGAGCGAACTCGCCGTCGCCGACGGGTCGAGCGACTCGTCGCTGCGGACCGACGAGAGCACCGACATGCGGGTCGTCGCGCTGCCCGCGGGCAACGGCGTCGCGATGGTGCTCGCCCAATCGCTCGCCCCCACCAAGCGGACTCTCGGCGAGCTGGCGCTGGTGCTGCTGTTCTTCGGTGGAGCCGGGATTCTGGTGGCTGCGGCGGCGGGAACGGCGGTCGCCAGGGCGGGGCTGCGTCCGGTGGAGCGGCTGACCTCGGCGACGGAGCGCGTCACGCGCAGCATGGACCTGCGGCCGATCCCCGTGAGCGGCGACGACGAACTCGCTCGGATGACGCAGAGCTTCAACACGATGCTGTCGGCGGTCGCGGAGTCGAGAGATCGGCAGCGTCGGTTGGTGGCCGATGCCGGTCACGAGTTGCGCACGCCGCTCACGTCCTTGCGCACGAACTTCGAACTGCTCCTCGCCGCGAGCCGCGAGGGGGCGCCCTCGTTGTCCGCTCGGGACCGCGCGGACATCGAATCGGACATCCGCGCGCAACTCGACGAGGTCACCCAGCTCATCGGCGACCTCACCGAGTTGTCGCGCGAAGACAGCGCCACGGACACCACGGAACGTGTCGATCTCGTCGAGGTGGTCGAACGCGCGCTCGACCGGGCTCGGCGCCGAGCCGGGACGATCGATTTCCAGGCCGACCTGCAGCCCTGGGTGCTGACGGGCGACTCTCACGCACTCGAACGCGCGGTGTTGAACCTGCTCGACAACGCCGTGAAGTTCTCGCCGCAGAACTCCGTCGTCCATGTCGCCCTTCGTCCGTTGGGCGATGGCACGGCCGTGGTCGAGGTGTCCGACTCGGGCCCCGGAATCGCACCCGAGGACCTGCCGCACGTGTTCGACCGCTTCTATCGGTCCAACGAAGCCCGCACGATGCCCGGGTCCGGGCTCGGTCTGGCGATCGTCAAACAGGCCGCCGAGCGGCACGGCGGTACGGCCTACGCCAACAACAAGCCGGAGGGTGGGGCGCTCATGGCCCTGCGTCTTCCCGGGATTTCCGGCTGA
- a CDS encoding response regulator transcription factor: protein MRILVVDDDRAVRESLRRSLEFNGYQVDLAGDGAQALEKVAADRPDAMVLDVMMPRLDGLEVARRLRGVGDDLPILVLTARDAVSDRVAGLDAGADDYLPKPFALEELLARLRALLRRAGQDGEESDGDVLTFADLTLNPNTREVSRGGRQISLTRTEFALLELFMSRPKHVLARNRILEEVWGYDFPTSGNALEVYVGYLRRKTEAEGEPRLIHTVRGVGYVLRETPP, encoded by the coding sequence ATGCGCATTCTCGTTGTGGACGACGACCGGGCTGTCCGGGAGTCGCTGCGGCGTTCGCTGGAGTTCAACGGCTACCAGGTGGATCTCGCCGGTGACGGCGCCCAGGCACTGGAGAAGGTGGCCGCCGATCGTCCCGACGCCATGGTGCTCGACGTCATGATGCCGCGGCTCGACGGCCTCGAAGTCGCGCGTCGGCTACGCGGCGTCGGCGACGATCTGCCGATCCTCGTGCTGACCGCGCGGGATGCGGTGTCCGACCGCGTGGCCGGGCTCGACGCGGGCGCCGACGACTATCTGCCGAAGCCGTTCGCGTTGGAGGAACTGCTCGCGCGGTTGCGTGCACTCCTGCGCAGAGCGGGCCAGGACGGCGAGGAGAGCGACGGCGACGTCCTCACGTTCGCGGACCTCACGCTGAACCCGAACACCCGGGAGGTGTCCCGCGGAGGTCGACAGATCAGCCTCACGCGCACCGAGTTCGCGCTGCTTGAGCTGTTCATGTCGCGGCCGAAGCACGTGCTCGCCCGTAACCGGATCCTCGAAGAGGTGTGGGGCTACGACTTCCCCACCTCCGGTAACGCCCTCGAGGTCTACGTGGGGTACCTGCGGCGCAAGACGGAGGCTGAGGGGGAGCCCCGACTGATCCACACCGTGCGTGGCGTCGGCTACGTGCTGCGGGAGACCCCGCCGTGA
- a CDS encoding response regulator: MIKVMFADDEELVRSGLRAMVAPASDIEVAGEAADGRTAVEAVRRFHPDVALLDIRMRTPDDGIRALRAIQTLPNPPVVAMLTTFDIDEYVSLALRFGANGFLLKDIEPTMLVRAIRDLARGGAVLDPSVAARMVNAHRDGQRASAPARELIASLSEREREVVTLIGQGLSNAEIGSRLHLSEATVKGYVSAVLSKIGAANRVQAALLAYRGGLVD; the protein is encoded by the coding sequence TTGATCAAGGTGATGTTCGCCGACGACGAGGAGCTGGTCCGGTCGGGGCTGCGCGCGATGGTGGCGCCTGCTTCAGACATCGAGGTCGCCGGCGAGGCTGCTGACGGCAGAACGGCGGTCGAAGCCGTGCGGCGATTCCATCCCGACGTCGCGTTACTCGACATTCGCATGCGCACCCCCGACGACGGTATTCGGGCGTTGCGGGCGATCCAGACGTTGCCCAACCCTCCCGTCGTCGCCATGCTGACGACCTTCGACATCGACGAGTACGTGAGTCTCGCGTTGCGGTTCGGGGCGAACGGCTTCCTGCTGAAGGACATCGAGCCCACCATGCTGGTGCGCGCGATCCGCGACCTCGCCCGCGGCGGAGCCGTGCTCGACCCGAGCGTCGCCGCGCGCATGGTCAACGCCCATCGCGACGGGCAGCGCGCTTCGGCCCCCGCTCGCGAGCTGATCGCGTCGTTGTCGGAGCGGGAACGCGAAGTGGTGACGCTGATCGGGCAGGGACTTTCCAACGCCGAGATCGGCAGCCGGCTTCACCTGTCCGAGGCCACCGTGAAGGGCTATGTCTCGGCAGTGCTGTCGAAGATTGGTGCGGCCAACCGGGTGCAGGCTGCCCTGCTCGCCTACCGGGGCGGTCTCGTCGACTGA